In Pseudomonadota bacterium, a single genomic region encodes these proteins:
- a CDS encoding transketolase — protein sequence MAGWNLDLNAALARQLRADSIRCSTAAGSGHPTSSLSAADLMAVLLTGHLRYDWAKPKDPANDHLIFSKGHASPLNYALFRAAGAITDDELMTFRKLGSRLEGHPTPVLPWIDVATGSLGQGLPIAVGVALAGKRVLAAPYHVWTLTGDSELAEGSIWEGLDHAGHERLSNFTAIFDVNRLGQRGPTELEWDLDAYTARVKAFGCDPIVIDGHDLAAIDDAFARARNGERPTVIVAKTVKGRGVSLLEDKEGWHGKALDGQQAKQALAELGDVPSRTFPTLKPDPWQAPKRPVPRKPEWKTYSEPLATRKAYGEALAALGAARSDVVVLDGEVSNSTHAEDFKQTAADRFFEMYIAEQQMVAAAVGMQVVGLVPFASTFAAFMTRAFDFVRMAAISRASIRLCGSHAGVSIGEDGPSQMALEDLAMMRAVHGSTVLYPCDANQTARLVGLMVEREGISYLRTTREKTPILYTDRLDEFRVGGSRIVRGGEPGDAVAVITAGITVHEAIKAADQLKAAIKVRVIDVYSVKPIDAVALVDAVRATGGRLCVVEDHWAEGGLGDAALAALAETGVAGEIVGFRHLAVRAMPGSGKPAELLDAAGISARHIVDAIRELAGSGPGRHR from the coding sequence ATGGCGGGCTGGAACCTCGATCTCAACGCGGCCCTCGCGCGCCAGCTGCGCGCCGACTCGATCCGCTGCTCGACGGCCGCGGGCTCCGGCCATCCGACGTCGTCGCTGTCGGCCGCCGATCTGATGGCCGTTCTCCTCACCGGCCATCTTCGCTACGACTGGGCGAAGCCGAAGGACCCCGCGAATGATCACCTGATCTTCAGCAAGGGCCACGCCTCGCCACTGAACTACGCGCTCTTCCGCGCGGCCGGTGCGATCACCGACGACGAGCTCATGACGTTCCGCAAGCTCGGAAGCCGCCTCGAAGGCCATCCCACGCCGGTGCTCCCGTGGATCGACGTCGCCACCGGGTCGCTCGGCCAGGGTCTGCCGATCGCCGTCGGGGTCGCCCTTGCAGGCAAGCGCGTGCTCGCGGCGCCCTACCACGTGTGGACGCTCACGGGCGACAGCGAGCTCGCGGAGGGCTCGATCTGGGAGGGGCTCGACCATGCGGGTCACGAGCGCCTCTCCAACTTCACCGCGATCTTCGACGTCAACCGGCTCGGGCAGCGCGGCCCGACCGAGCTCGAGTGGGACCTCGACGCCTACACCGCGCGGGTGAAGGCGTTCGGCTGCGATCCGATCGTGATCGATGGCCACGATCTCGCGGCGATCGATGATGCGTTCGCCCGCGCGCGGAACGGCGAGCGGCCGACCGTGATCGTTGCCAAGACCGTGAAGGGCAGGGGCGTGTCGTTGCTCGAGGACAAGGAAGGCTGGCACGGCAAGGCACTCGACGGGCAGCAGGCGAAGCAAGCGCTCGCGGAACTCGGTGACGTCCCATCGCGCACCTTCCCGACATTGAAGCCCGATCCCTGGCAGGCGCCGAAGCGGCCGGTGCCACGGAAGCCCGAATGGAAAACGTACAGCGAGCCGCTCGCGACCCGGAAGGCGTATGGCGAGGCGCTCGCGGCGCTCGGCGCGGCGCGCAGCGACGTGGTTGTGCTCGACGGGGAGGTCAGCAACTCGACGCACGCGGAGGACTTCAAGCAGACGGCGGCCGATCGCTTCTTCGAGATGTACATCGCCGAGCAGCAGATGGTCGCGGCCGCCGTCGGCATGCAGGTCGTCGGGCTCGTCCCGTTCGCATCGACGTTCGCCGCGTTCATGACCCGCGCGTTCGACTTCGTCCGCATGGCGGCGATCTCGCGCGCGAGCATCCGCCTGTGCGGCTCGCACGCCGGCGTCTCCATCGGCGAGGACGGTCCATCGCAGATGGCCCTCGAGGACCTCGCGATGATGCGCGCCGTCCATGGCAGCACGGTCCTCTACCCGTGCGACGCGAACCAGACCGCGCGCCTCGTCGGTCTGATGGTCGAGCGCGAAGGCATCAGCTACCTCCGCACGACACGCGAGAAGACGCCGATCCTCTACACCGACCGTCTCGACGAGTTCCGCGTCGGCGGGAGCCGCATCGTGCGTGGCGGAGAGCCGGGCGACGCAGTCGCCGTGATCACGGCGGGCATCACCGTCCACGAGGCAATCAAGGCCGCCGATCAGCTGAAGGCGGCGATCAAGGTCCGGGTGATCGACGTGTACTCGGTGAAGCCGATCGATGCTGTCGCTCTCGTGGACGCGGTGCGAGCCACCGGCGGGCGACTCTGCGTCGTGGAGGACCACTGGGCCGAGGGTGGGCTCGGCGACGCGGCGCTGGCGGCGCTCGCCGAGACCGGTGTCGCGGGTGAGATCGTGGGCTTCCGGCATCTCGCCGTGCGCGCCATGCCAGGATCGGGCAAACCCGCCGAGCTCCTCGACGCGGCGGGGATCTCCGCCAGGCACATCGTCGACGCCATCCGGGAGCTCGCGGGCTCCGGGCCAGGTCGTCACCGTTGA
- the gnd gene encoding decarboxylating 6-phosphogluconate dehydrogenase yields the protein MQVGMIGLGRMGANMVRRFMRGGHQGVVHDVSQDAVQALAREGADGVASLDDLAARLVKPRIVWLMVPAAVVDATLDELVPRLAEGDIVVDGGNSYYRDDIKRAKRLAARGLHYVDCGTSGGVWGLDRGYCLMIGGEPGVVRSLDPLFATLAPGLGAAERTPWREHRAGTAEQGYLHCGPNGAGHFVKMVHNGIEYGLMAAYAEGLNILRHASVGTRARAADAETAPLRHPEYYQYDVDLADVAEVWRRGSVIASWLLDLTAAALASDPTLERFGGRVSDSGEGRWTLDAAIDEGVPAHVLAAALFERFASRGEGDFQDRLLSAMRLGFGGHLEKGPGA from the coding sequence ATGCAAGTCGGCATGATCGGTCTCGGGCGCATGGGCGCCAACATGGTGCGGCGCTTCATGCGTGGTGGTCATCAGGGCGTGGTGCACGATGTCTCGCAGGATGCGGTGCAGGCGCTGGCCCGGGAGGGCGCCGACGGCGTCGCGTCGCTGGACGATCTTGCCGCTCGCCTCGTGAAGCCACGGATCGTCTGGCTCATGGTGCCGGCAGCGGTCGTCGACGCCACGCTCGATGAGCTCGTTCCGCGGCTCGCCGAGGGCGACATCGTGGTCGACGGCGGCAATTCCTACTACCGTGACGACATCAAGCGCGCCAAGCGGCTCGCGGCCCGTGGCCTCCACTACGTGGACTGCGGGACGAGCGGCGGCGTGTGGGGTCTCGATCGTGGCTACTGCCTCATGATCGGCGGCGAGCCCGGGGTCGTGCGAAGTCTCGACCCGCTCTTCGCGACGCTCGCCCCCGGTCTCGGCGCGGCGGAGCGAACGCCCTGGCGCGAGCACCGGGCCGGCACGGCGGAGCAGGGCTACCTCCACTGCGGCCCGAACGGCGCGGGTCACTTCGTGAAGATGGTGCACAACGGCATCGAGTACGGGCTGATGGCCGCCTATGCCGAGGGCCTCAACATCCTGCGGCATGCCAGCGTCGGCACCCGCGCCCGGGCCGCGGATGCCGAGACGGCGCCGCTCCGGCATCCCGAATACTACCAGTACGACGTGGACCTCGCCGACGTCGCCGAGGTATGGCGCCGGGGCAGCGTGATCGCCTCGTGGCTCCTGGACCTGACGGCTGCCGCGCTCGCGAGCGATCCGACACTCGAGCGCTTCGGCGGACGCGTGTCGGACTCGGGCGAGGGGCGCTGGACGCTCGACGCGGCAATCGACGAGGGTGTGCCCGCGCACGTCCTGGCGGCCGCCCTGTTCGAGCGCTTCGCCTCGCGAGGCGAGGGCGATTTCCAGGACCGACTGCTCTCCGCCATGCGGCTCGGGTTCGGCGGCCACCTGGAGAAAGGGCCGGGCGCGTGA